Proteins co-encoded in one Podospora pseudoanserina strain CBS 124.78 chromosome 7 map unlocalized CBS124.78p_7, whole genome shotgun sequence genomic window:
- a CDS encoding uncharacterized protein (COG:C; EggNog:ENOG503NUBW): MAPPAKLPTRRLGKNGPEIPAIGFGLMGLSTAYGSVGSDEDRLKVLDRAWELGYTNWDSADMYADSEDLLGKWFALHPERRADIFLATKFALQYGPNGLTINSSPAYCRQQCEKSLRRLGTSYIDLYYIHRVDGKTPIEHTMAELVKLKAEGKIRHIGISAASADTVRRAAAIDHVDAYQVEYSPWSLDIEGPETNHLLQTCRDLGVAVFAYSPLGRGIMTGQIKSPDDFEPGDLRRLFPRFSKENFPKNLALVEKFRIMADKKGCTPGQLTVAWLMAQGEDIFPIPGTKNIKYLEENVGAVRVEVSEDEEREIRGWLNDFGFAGIRVPPGLLDEFNDTPPLS; this comes from the exons ATGGCACCTCCAGCCAAGCTTCCCACCCGCAGGCTGGGCAAAAACGGCCCTGAAATCCCAGCCATCGGTTTCGGGTTGATGGGGCTGAGCACTGCATACGGTTCTGTCGG CTCGGATGAAGACCGCCTCAAAGTGCTCGACCGAGCCTGGGAACTAGGCTACACCAACTGGGACTCGGCCGACATGTATGCCGACAGCGAAGACCTGCTGGGGAAGTGGTTCGCCCTCCACCCCGAACGCCGCGCcgacatcttcctcgccaccaAATTTGCCCTCCAGTACGGTCCCAACGGCCTGACCATCAACAGCTCCCCGGCCTACTGCCGCCAGCAGTGCGAAAAGAGCCTTCGGCGGCTCGGGACATCGTACATCGACCTCTACTACATCCACCGCGTAGACGGCAAGACGCCCATCGAGCACACCATGGCCGAGCTGGTCAAGCTGAAAGCCGAGGGCAAGATCCGGCACATTGGGATTTCGGCTGCGTCGGCGGATACAGTTCGCCGGGCTGCTGCCATCGACCATGTTGATGCCTACCAGGTGGAATACAGCCCTTGGTCACTCGACATTGAAGGGCCCGAGACCAATCACTTGCTTCAGACCTGCCGGGACTTGGGCGTCGCCGTTTTTGCGTACTCCCCGCTGGGAAGGGGCATCATGACGGGTCAGATCAAGTCGCCGGATGACTTTGAGCCTGGGGACTTGAGACGGCTGTTTCCCCGGTTCAGCAAGGAGAACTTCCCCAAGAATCTGGCGCTGGTGGAAAAGTTCAGGATCATGGCGGACAAGAAGGGTTGCACGCCTGGTCAGTTGACTGTGGCTTGGTTGATGGCGCAGGGGGAGGATATCTTTCCCATTCCGGGGACGAAGAATATCAAGTATTTGGAGGAGAACGTCGGCGCGGTGCGGGTGGAGGTGAgtgaagacgaggagagggagataCGGGGTTGGTTGAACGACTTTGGCTTTGCGGGGATACGGGTGCCGCCTGGGTTGTTGGATGAATTTAATGACACGCCTCCTCTGTCGTAG
- a CDS encoding uncharacterized protein (COG:S; EggNog:ENOG503NVDD) produces MASPLDPAHPHRRGTPKRLIVCCDGTWMNSLGKKGHEPPSNVTRISRVLCRTCSDGRPQIINYFAGVGTANGLDQFTGGAFGMGLDADIREVYNFLCTNYVDGDDIILIGFSRGAFTARSVADMVASVGLLTPEGLDKFFAIFDDYENMGSSSRDTDDFLIDGLEEYKGQHGQKKIEWEERRKETYKRGLREKKLTRDTFHAGAGEIGEEIKIKALAVWDTVGTLGIPPAPVIGVRGSADQWRFTNTQISAKVENAFQALALDEPRYAFRPALWERVPGSTTNLKQVWFPGNHGNVGGGWWDQQISDITLAWMCDQLSTLGLEFNHPRMTNMFLESLRFSAAHPFPFSPQSKTSSIGSVAKSIIPRSMSKLLRGGRSSSSNGTTNGNGTANGSASLAPGSPKPWGHAAVFRHPFSAPKRDPHECDGKHDHPDGPLPQLWQFARPWGLGLIRSPTSVVTTVAGKTVRRPGLFMRVDEDTNEDTSEPLLGTSERIHACVRIRLACGGLGLDDKDVWTCDSLLKSETAEEGDKRRKGGPLWKLERGSALSSGEEEFVKAWRIRPRELTLGTDEYPERCMYPVGEFDHHWKWVYQRKAVGEGQARVPQEVALPEEPLVGYWERYLLALLVGEADVWRFAQQEIVNGK; encoded by the exons ATGGCCTCACCGCTTGATCCTGCTCACCCCCATCGCCGGGGGACGCCCAAGAGACTGATTGTCTGCTGTGATGGAACATGGATGAACTCGCTGGGAAAAAAAGG GCACGAACCACCCTCAAATGTGACCCGCATCTCGCGTGTTCTCTGCCGCACCTGCAGTGATGGCAGGCCCCAGATTATCAACTACTTCGCCGGTGTAGGTACAGCTAACGGCCTGGACCAGTTCACCGGCGGAGCGTTCGGCATGGGGCTAGACGCAGACATCCGAGAGGTGTACAACTTCTTGTGCACCAACTACGTCGACGGGGACGACATCATCCTGATTGGCTTCAGCAGAGGAGCGTTTACTGCCCGTAGCGTCGCTGATATGGTCGCGAGCGTGGGACTGTTGACGCCGGAAGGGCTGGACAAATTTTTTGCCATCTTTGATGATTACGAAAACATGGGCTCGTCGTCCAGAGATACGGACGACTTTCTGATTGACGGGCTGGAGGAGTACAAGGGACAGCATgggcagaagaagattgagtgggaggagaggaggaaggagacgtACAAGCGGggtttgagggagaagaagctaACGCGGGATACGTTCCatgctggagctggagagatTGGCGAGGAGATCAAAATCAAGGCTCTTGCGGTTTGGGACACGGTGGGAACACTTGGAATCCCGCCTGCTCCAGTGATCGGTGTTCGAGGAAGCGCTGATCAATGGAGGTTCACCAACACGCAAATCTCGGCCAAGGTCGAGAACGCCTTTCAGGCTTTGGCTCTTGATGAGCCGAGATATGCTTTCAGGCCTGCCCTCTGGGAGAGGGTACCTGGAAGTACAACAAACCTGAAGCAGGTATGGTTTCCTGGTAACCATGGGaatgtcggtggtggttggtgggacCAACAGATATCAGACATCACACTGGCCT GGATGTGTGATCAACTCTCGACATTGGGACTGGAGTTCAATCACCCACGCATGACCAATATGTTTTTGGAATCACTGCGCTTCTCCGCTGctcaccccttccctttctcGCCGCAATCAAAGACTTCGTCGATTGGGTCAGTGGCCAagtccatcatccccagaTCCATGAGCAAGCTCCTTCGCGGAGGAAGGAGCTCCTCGTCAAACGGGACCACCAACGGGAATGGCACCGCCAATGGAAGTGCAAGCTTGGCTCCAGGAAGCCCCAAGCCTTGGGGCCACGCTGCCGTCTTTCGACACCCCTTCTCAGCCCCCAAACGAGATCCTCACGAGTGTGATGGAAAGCATGACCACCCCGATGGCCCCTTGCCCCAGTTGTGGCAGTTTGCTCGGCCTTGGGGCCTGGGTTTGATCAGAAGTCCTACCAGTGTAGTGACCACTGTGGCCGGCAAGACCGTTCGGCGTCCTGGCCTGTTTATGCGGGTTGATGAAGACACAAACGAAGATACCAGCGAGCCTTTGCTTGGTACGAGCGAGAGGATACACGCTTGTGTCAGGATCCGGTTGGCCtgtggagggttggggttagaTGACAAAGATGTCTGGACCTGCGATTCCCTCCTCAAGTCTGAAACAGCTGAGGAGGGTGacaagaggagaaaaggaggcCCGTTATGGAAGTTGGAAAGGGGTAGCGCGCTGAGTAGCGGCGAAGAAGAATTCGTCAAGGCCTGGAGAATCCGGCCGAGAGAACTGACGCTTGGCACTGACGAGTATCCTGAGCGATGTATGTATCCTGTCGGAGAGTTTGATCACCACTGGAAGTGGGTTTATCAAAGGAAGGCGGTGGGGGAAGGCCAGGCTAGGGTGCCACAGGAGGTTGCTTTACCTGAAGAGCCGCTGGTGGGATATTGGGAGAGATATCTGCTTGCGCTTTTGGTCGGGGAGGCAGATGTGTGGCGGTTTGCTCAGCAGGAGATTGTTAATGGGAAGTAG
- a CDS encoding uncharacterized protein (COG:C; COG:H; EggNog:ENOG503NX7X), producing the protein MTPEERVPVLIAGSGSAGLCAAVWLARFNIPYKILERRNGPLEIGQADGVQTRTVEIFDSFGIAEEMLREAYHVLEIAFWSAPDAEKGIKRAKYEADKETEISHQPHVILNQARLNELMTGLLGSNPPIEYRCEVKNVVVDENADSSDLESYPVRVDAVRDGVQKTYRAKYVLGCDGAHSIVRKSLGFKMVGDSSDAVWGVMDIYPRTNFPDIRKKAVINSAVGNILLIPREGDSMVRFYTELPAGTKVSDVSLEKLHDHARKVFHPYEMEFAETFWWSAYSIGQRRADFFHRDHRVFLTGDACHTHSPKAGQGMNVSLQDGHNIGWKLGMVLQGLARPDILETYVLERERTATELIDFDRKFTKLFNTKYRQEHGITAGMFAEQFTKAGRYTAGQAVQYDASAITDIGEHDKELVAKVTVGMRFPTAQVVRSCDAKAMQLVKGLPANGQWYIVVFSGDLSQPEAMSRLDEISSTLSQTVQRLTPTGVDPDGVIDRILVTAGDRKKVELDTIPDFFTPVTGKWKMKNLGKIYADDESYNSGHGHAYEAYGVDASKGAIVVVRPDHYVAKVCRLEDVESLGSFFEGFLVPARS; encoded by the exons ATGACACCAGAAGAAAGAGTCCCCGTCCTCATCGCGGGCTCAGGCTCAGCAGGCCTCTGCGCGGCCGTGTGGCTGGCCCGCTTCAACATCCCCTACAAGATCCTCGAGCGCCGCAATGGCCCCCTCGAGATTGGACAGGCAGACGGCGTGCAGACCCGCACAGTCGAGATCTTCGACTCGTTCGGGATAGCAGAGGAGATGCTCCGGGAGGCCTACCACGTGCTGGAGATTGCCTTTTGGTCAGCCCCCGACGCCGAGAAGGGCATCAAGAGGGCCAAGTACGAGGCCGACAAAGAGACCGAGATCAGCCACCAGCCGCacgtcatcctcaaccagGCGAGACTCAACGAGTTGATgacggggttgttggggtcgaACCCACCGATTGAGTACCGATGCGAGGTGAAgaatgtggtggtggatgagaatgCGGATAGCAGCGATTTGGAGTCTTACCCGGTCAGAGTGGATGCTGTTCGGGACGGAGTTCAAAAGACGTATCGGGCGAAATATGTGCTT GGCTGTGACGGCGCACACAGCATCGTCAGGAAATCCCTCGGCTTCAAGATGGTGGGCGACAGCTCAGACGCAGTCTGGGGTGTCATGGATATCTACCCCCGCACAAACTTCCCAGACATTCGCAAAAAGGCGGTCATCAACTCAGCAGTCggcaacatcctcctcatcccccgaGAGGGCGACTCCATGGTCCGCTTCTACACCGAGCTCCCGGCAGGCACCAAAGTCAGCGATGTCAGCCTCGAAAAGCTGCACGACCACGCCCGCAAGGTGTTTCACCCTTATGAGATGGAGTTTGCGGAGACTTTCTGGTGGTCAGCCTACTCCATCGGTCAAAGAAGAGCCGACTTCTTCCACCGAGATCACCGTGTGTTTTTGACAGGTGATGCGTGCCACACTCACTCTCCCAAAGCCGGTCAGGGTATGAACGTCAGTCTGCAGGACGGCCACAACATTGGATGGAAGCTTGGGATGGTCCTGCAGGGCCTTGCACGCCCAGATATTCTCGAGACGTATGTGCTTGAGCGGGAGCGGACGGCTACCGAGCTGATCGACTTTGACCGCAAATTCACAAAGCTCTTCAACACCAAGTACCGCCAGGAACACGGCATAACGGCGGGGATGTTTGCGGAGCAGTTCACCAAGGCGGGCAGGTACACGGCTGGCCAGGCTGTGCAGTACGATGCGTCTGCCATAACCGATATTGGAGAGCACGACAAGGAGTTGGTGGCAAAGGTGACAGTCGGCATGAGGTTTCCCACGGCGCAAGTGGTGCGGTCGTGTGACGCCAAGGCCATGCAGCTTGTGAAGGGGCTGCCAGCGAACGGGCAGTGGTATATCGTGGTGTTCTCGGGAGATCTGTCGCAGCCCGAAGcgatgtcgaggttggaCGAG ATCTCTTCAACACTCTCCCAAACAGTCCAGCGCCTCACGCCGACTGGTGTGGACCCAGATGGCGTGATCGACCGGATATTGGTGACAGCGGGCGACAGAAAGAAGGTTGAACTGGACACCATCCCGGATTTCTTCACACCGGTAACCGGGAagtggaagatgaagaaTCTGGGCAAGATCTATGCCGATGATGAGAGCTACAACTCGGGACACGGCCATGCGTATGAGGCTTATGGAGTCGATGCTTCCAAGGGCGCCATTGTGGTCGTGCGGCCTGATCACT ATGTTGCCAAGGTTTGCAGGTTGGAGGATGTCGAGTCTCTGGGAAGCTTCTTTGAGGGCTTCTTGGTGCCTGCTAGAAGTTGA